A genomic stretch from Mycosarcoma maydis chromosome 3, whole genome shotgun sequence includes:
- a CDS encoding uncharacterized protein (related to amidohydrolase), protein MVGCFAFLKPTRSGDKADKNKTGGKCDCKCDTRSTAACTTSSLNSSEKTPLSASIYYDACNPPPFSADEQSRCCGGYSSSGFAHAHLPTYGDSQSHSRSSNRARYAESAPEPSAQMLDVAKSIESEIAKLDSELRSLSLDMHDHPEIMWEERRTHDLFVKYLSSKKGWKVTPHAYGQQTAFEALFQHKASNDSRVIGFQSELDALPGIGHACGHNLIAISGVAAALSVAATLVAHDIAGTVILLGTPAEEGGGGKIRLERNGAYKRMDACLMVHPAPVSGTGPMLAVQPVVVTYKGRTAHSGAAPWEGVNALDAAVLAYNNISALRQQILPTQRVHGIIKGNNWAPNVVPGESTLIYNVRSPTVSGLKSLVARVQKCFEAAALATGCTGEYDWQTAYADVHNTPSLSHAYAGVLKQRYNLDVSDDAFAASTDFGNITYALPSLHAEYAIHLDDPRTQGNHTIGFAEAARSIEAHERTKEAALGIAVIGARVLVDKQFRDHIWHEWRQWRKDADGP, encoded by the coding sequence ATGGTTGGGTGTTTCGCGTTTCTCAAGCCCACCCGTAGCGGTGACAAGGCGGATAAGAACAAGACCGGCGGCAAATGCGATTGCAAATGTGATACGCGCTCGACCGCCGCTtgcaccacctcgagcCTCAACTCGTCGGAAAAGACGCCTCTGTCTGCATCCATCTACTACGATGCTTGTAACCCGCCTCCTTTCTCGGCGGACGAGCAGTCGCGATGCTGTGGTGGCTACTCGTCTTCGGGATTCGCACACGCCCATTTGCCTACGTATGGTGATTCGCAGTCACACTCGCGATCGAGCAACCGCGCGCGCTACGCAGAGAGCGCTCCCGAGCCAAGCGCAcagatgctcgacgttgCCAAATCGATCGAGTCCGAGATTGCAAAGCTCGATTCAGAGCTGCGttcgctctcgctcgacatgcaCGACCATCCGGAGATTATGTGGGAGGAACGTCGAACGCACGATCTGTTTGTCAAGTATCTTTCCTCCAAGAAGGGCTGGAAGGTTACCCCACACGCTTACGGCCAGCAAACTGCGTTTGAAGCCCTCTTTCAGCACAAGGCGAGCAACGACTCGCGCGTGATTGGATTCCAGTCCGAACTCGATGCGTTACCGGGAATCGGTCACGCTTGTGGGCACAACTTGATCGCCATCTCTGGTGTAGCGGCTGCCCTGTCTGTCGCTGCTACGCTGGTTGCACACGACATTGCTGGCACGGTGATACTTCTGGGTACTCCTGCCGAAgagggaggaggaggcAAGATCCGACTGGAAAGGAATGGAGCGTACAAGCGCATGGATGCGTGCCTGATGGTTCATCCTGCTCCAGTGTCTGGCACCGGTCCGATGCTTGCGGTTCAACCGGTGGTGGTGACCTACAAGGGACGCACGGCTCACTCGGGTGCAGCGCCTTGGGAAGGAGTCAATGCGCTGGATGCCGCCGTTCTGGCATACAACAACATCTCTGCGCTCCGACAGCAGATACTTCCCACGCAACGTGTGCACGGCATTATCAAAGGCAACAACTGGGCGCCAAATGTTGTTCCGGGCGAATCCACGCTGATCTACAATGTTCGCTCGCCCACCGTTTCCGGGCTGAAATCGTTGGTGGCAAGGGTGCAAAAGTGCTTTGAAGCCGCAGCGCTCGCTACGGGCTGTACGGGCGAGTACGACTGGCAGACCGCGTATGCTGATGTGCACAATACGCCCAGCCTGTCGCACGCGTACGCCGGCGTCTTGAAGCAACGCTACAATCTCGACGTATCTGACGACGCGTTTGCAGCATCCACCGATTTCGGCAACATTACCTACGCGCTTCCGTCGCTACACGCCGAGTACgccatccacctcgacgaCCCGCGTACTCAGGGCAATCACACCATCGGCTTCGCCGAAGCTGCCAGATCCATCGAGGCTCATGAGAGAACCAAGGAGGCTgctctcggcatcgccgTCATCGGTGCTCGAGTGTTGGTCGACAAGCAGTTCCGAGATCACATCTGGCACGAATGGCGCCAATGGAGAAAGGATGCAGATGGGCCCTGA
- a CDS encoding putative 2-Nitropropane dioxygenase, with protein sequence MIVTPLTEKLGLRVPLVQGGMQWVGTPALAAAVSNAGALGTLTALTQPSPEALREAIRKTNSLISDDIKKERESHYGSFAVNITLLPSINPPDYVGYAKAALEEGVRIFETAGNNPGEVIKVVKEAGAFVIHKCTAVRHARSAERLGADMLSIDGFECAGHPGEDDIGGLVLMARAAEELKIPFIASGGIANGQGLASALALGAAGANMGTRFMCTKESEIHDNIKRAIVESDERNTVHIFRTLRNTARVFKNKVSMEVVRLENRPEGAKFEEVRDLVSGARGKTVYETGDRDAGIWSAGITVGLIHDIPTCKQLCANMERDAEHHINRLSALVAQKHSSTAGRPSKL encoded by the exons ATGATCGTCACCCCTCTCACTGAAAAACTCGGTCTGCGTGTGCCCCTTGTCCAGGGTGGTATGCAGTGGGTCGGAACTcctgctctcgctgctgccgtcagCAATGCTGGTGCTCTCGGTACTCTTACGGCCTTGACCCAGCCTTCGCCCGAAGCCTTGCGTGAGGCTATTCGCAAGACCAACTCGCTCATCTCTGACGACATTAAGAAAGAGCGTGAAAGCCACTACGGTTCGTTTGCTGTCAACATCACGCTTCTGCCCTCGATCAACCCTCCCGACTACGTTGGCTACGCCAAGGCGGCTCTTGAAGAAGGGGTTCGCATTTTTGAGACCGCTGGTAACAACCCGGGAGAGGTGATCAAGGTCGTCAAGGAGGCAGGCGCTTTTGTGATCCACAAGTGCACTGCTGTGCGTCATGCACGTAGCGCCGAGCGTTTGGGTGCCGACATGCTCTCCATCGACGGTTTCGAGTGTGCCGGCCACCCTGGTGAAGATGACATTGGCGGCCTCGTGCTCATGGCTCGCGCTGCGGAGGAGCTCAAGATCCCTTTCATTGCCTCGGGTGGTATCGCCAACGGTCAAGGCCTCGCCTCGGCTCTGGCGCTCGGTGCTGCCGGTGCCAACA TGGGAACGCGCTTCATGTGCACCAAGGAATCCGAGATTCATGACAACATCAAGCGTGCCATCGTCGAGTCGGACGAGCGCAACACCGTCCACATCTTCCGAACCCTGCGCAACACAGCGCGTGTCTTCAA GAACAAAGTCTCGATGGAAGTGGTTCGCCTGGAAAACCGTCCGGAGGGTGCGAAATTCGAGGAAGTTCGAGACCTCGTCTCGGGTGCGCGCGGCAAAACGGTCTACGAGACGGGCGATCGCGACGCTGGTATCTGGTCTGCCGGTATCACTGTTGGCCTGATCCACGATATT CCGACGTGCAAGCAACTGTGCGCAAACATGGAACGCGATGCCGAACATCACATCAACAGGCTCAgtgcgctcgtcgctcaaaagcacagcagcaccgctgGTCGTCCTTCCAAGCTCTAG